The region TGGGTTGACCGGGATATTAATATGGCAGCCGCAGGGAGCTCCACTAATAACGTAGACGGTCGCCGTAAACGCCCAATTTTTTCTATTACCGACTAGGGCTATGTTAAAGGAGTTCCACCTTGGTTTAGAGAATGAGGTACCTTCTAGGGCCACAGGGAATGAAGGGAGCTATGGGCTAACCTCCGATATGGGCTACATGATTCCGGTTTGGTGGCCGGTCCAGTCAAGCTCAGTTGCTTTCAGGGTGGAGGTGCGGTAACCCGTATCGCAGGTCCGTGAATCACGGCGGAAGGGCGGTGGGGTGTTGACGTCGCCCGTTTTGCAGAGACCCCTACTTGGTTCCTTACATCTCttctcaccctcctccccagATCTGGACCGTCACAGCGACCCGGAGGAGTCCTTCGCCCGCGACCTCCCCGATTTCCCTTCCATCAACCCGGACGCGACACTAatggacgacgacgacgacgccAGCATCGGGATCCCGAGCGCGGCTCGGCACCATTGCGGCTCCGCCCAGCTCTACGACGAGCTGGAGGAGTCGGAGGCAGACGTCTCATTGGGCGGGTTCCTAGGCGCTCAGCAGCTCACGGACAACATTGCCGGGTTGGTCACCAGAGGCATGATACAGTTGGCGTTGGCAGGAGCCAGCCAGCAAGGCCCGGCTTACACGGGCAACCCACCGCGAGCCAAAACATATCAGAGAACCTCCAGCTCTGAGCTGGACACTGACGCAGAAGCTGATGACTTCGAGCTGCTGGACCAATCCGAGTTGAGCCAGATGGACCCTGCCAGCTCCCGTGGCCACCCGTGATACCCATCGCGTAACGAAGGGTGGAGAAGGGAAGGACACTCCTCCCAACTCCCCAGAAAAAAACTTTCTTAGGGAGATCTTGTCGTAGACATGTATCTTTTGAGCTTTACCCTCTCTGTGTGCCCCCCTGTATGTGTGAGATTTCCATTTTAATATTGCAGGCCTTCCATGGCTGCCACACGTCACTGTGAAGTCTGAACCAGTAGATTAGTGAATCTAAAATAAATGGaagacccccaacccccccaatatgGAGAAGCGGGGAGTTTGACTACTCCAAACCCCAAAATAAGTATTGGGTGGTAACAACTTCCTTCCAACCATTCTACAGGGAAGGACTCTACCGTTGGTTGTGAGTACGGCGATAGAGTAGGGTTTCTTCATCTCGCGGCTCCCGATGACCTTGGTGTCGGTGACCAGGAACTCTCTCTCCAGCCGGGGGGGGAGGGCATCTCCATTCTGAAtctcgagggggaggggggttttcCTATCCCTACCCGAAGCCACGTCTTCAAATCCAGACCCCAGCACTTATGAACGACGACACCCGGAAGATCTATCGACGACGTTGCACGTGACCCGACCTTCCAATGAACATAGAAGTGGAAACGCGTTTTGGTGAGGGGAGGAAGATTCGGGTGTGgcgatgcccccctcccccctgcaggttGTGGCTTCTGGGTGTTtttattatgggggggggggaggaggatgtgtGTGTGAATTGTACAGTGCAACTTGTATCTTTTATGGAAAACTTCCaaacctacccccccaccccacccaggtAATGCACTTTTAAGTTGAATTACATTCTGATTTTCGCTTCAGCTTTGCGGTGGCTTGCTTCAGGGGGTAGGACCCAACCCCTTTCCTGCCACACggcaccccctcccctcaatccCATGTGATTCAGTTGCCATTTTAACCTTCCTGCTGCCGGAGGGGCGAGCAAACGCACCTTTTCCTCCCCTTTATTTTTTACGTTTGAGGTCTTTGCTAATGATATGACTCACTTAGTAGACTTCTGGCGCCCGATCTATTGACCAACGACGTACACGTCGCATGAAAAGTAGCCAAGAGCCAATTGGCCGCCTTCGCGCTCTCTGTACGCCATCTTGGCTCCTCCTGCAAGCAGCCGCCCGCACTTATCGGCTTTTAGTTTTCGTCTCGCCCCTTTCCGACGccgtcattattttttttaaaaaagctgACGCTCCGTTGCGTCTGAAACATTTACGCGGCCGGGAAATTAAAATGGAGGTCTTCCCCCAGAGCCTAGCGCAGTTTAAAGTTGACCACTGGGACCACAGAAGCGAGAGATTTAGGAAAGTcatgattttatatattttttttaacactggAAAAACACGGGGTGGGCGGGATTGAGCAGGACAAATATATTAGCGTTGTTACTCTCCTAAAGGATTCTGGGAGAGATTCCGCTCCGAGTTTACCCAGCAGCGCAAATACCTCCCTCAATCCTGCTTCCGGTCGCCTCTGCTTGGCACGTATTCACAGGCCGCCCTCtgttctctttcctcccctccttgtaCGGTCTCCTTGTTTTCCTCCAGTTGCCAGCCCTCCTACGCTCTCTTATCTCATGTCCTCTCCTTCCGTATCTCTCTTGTTCCCCTTCCTCCTGTGCTCTTCCTCCCACCCTCTGTCTCCcgcgtcccctccctcccctacaTTTCATTAAGGGGCCGTGCCAGGGAGGGATGGAATTAACCCATTTAGCACTTTTTTAAAGGAGCTGTCCACCTCTACTGGGGGGTTGGGGGGCGTCACAGGCAAATCCCGCtattttcaggtccggggacccctctCCTCCCTGGTTCCCAAGATGCGTTAAATCTTTGCTCGGGGgggaaaatggctgccaaatcccagcccaataggaagccgcaacactGCTTGGGGCTTTCTATTGGCCGAtgtggcggggggtgggggggtataagGAATGAGAGCCTTGTAATACCAGCTGAAGTCTGGTGCAATAAGAATGGGGACAAAGGTAGAGAACCGGAACCCCTCCGAGTGCTGTACTTCTAGTGAAGCTATATGAATAATAATCCAAatactacaataaaggaaaaagtAAGTATATAGATCGGTGAGTAGAAATATGCAGTATAACATTTGTAACTcgacatagggggggggggggcggtgaaagagatggtgggggggagcggagaaagagacggTGGGGGGGAGCGGTGAAAGAGACGGTGCGGGGGAGTGGAGAAAgacggagggggggagcggagaaagatggGGGGAGCGGTGAAAGAGACGGTGGGGGGGAGCGGTGAAAGAGACGGGAGCGGTGAAAGACggtgggggggagcagagaaagacggtgggggggagcggtgaaagagacggggggagcggtgaaagagatggggggagcggtgaaattaaatcccgggcaacgctgggtagATCAGCTAGTCTGTTATATTTTTACACTagtgtgcaatatatatatatatatatatatatatatgttgctgATCGATTGGCGAGTAGATCTACTCGCCAATCTGTATACTTTCTTTTCATTTTCTTTATTAAAGTATTTGAACCATTCTTCCTATTACATCACTAGAAGTGCAGAATGCACTCGGGGGATTCTGTTTCTCTACCTTTTTTGTTTTGATTGaccggccatttaaatcccctctAAAAACTGGGAAGTAATGCCAGTAACTTCACTAGTAACTATCTCTATGGGGCGGGTCCCGTAGCTGCACATAGCTCAAGgtgcactccccccccacccccgcccgtTTCAATCCTGAGTTGTCGGGGTGTGaaataaagcatttgtaacagCAAGGGACATACTTTTGTCGTGTACTATATCGTTTGGCCCGACCAGACTTTGCTTACCATGACGTTGACACCAAGAAAGCTGGTGGTAACCAAACTCTTGCAGTGCCTGTCCCCTTCCGATtgtaagtatctcggggagcatgggggggtccctggagcggaaatcaacgcggttcagttTCGAAGAACCcgtccctgcttcccacctagtcCAAGAACAAACCTTCCAAGAGAACGCCACTTTTACAGGAGCAATCCCACCCTAACTAAACGTCATGGTTACAGGATTGGAACCCGGGGGTCCACCAAAGCTGAGCCGCACTATTTTCAGCTTCCTGATCCAAACCcgatccccctttttttttttaatgacgacGGTCTAAAGCCGCCGGGAGACAGCTCAACGTGGCACACTTACCACCTTGTTAATTTAGCCGCGATTGATGGAGAAGCGTCCATTTTGGAATGGCAGCGACCACTTCTGAAAGGGTGTGGGACACTTCTAGCAGGAACAAGGTGAATAGGGGGAGTGTCTAATGTTAAGGCCCATGTTTGCTTAGCAGTGCCATCCTAGAGGCCACCTTCCCGCGCTGGAGAGTATACAGTATTATGGACCCATTCACGGGACTGGGCTGTGGCTCACGGACTAAAAATGGGCCCAAGTCTTTTGGTGCATCCGGATCAATCCTATTGACAAAATACACCGTCCCCTTGCGCTTGCCAAAATTCAATTGCCTCACTAGGGAGGCTGAACAGACCAGAGCCCAGGTTTACTAAACGGTGCTAAAACGTGAACACCCACTGCGCTGAACGAGCCATGCAACTCAGCAAGGTTTAGTAAATCTGGCCTTTTTAACAAACTCGCCATCGACATTGTAACGCTCGGGGGGTGGTTTTTGTGTTtgctgccctttttttttttggaataaATTATTTCCGCTTACCTATCTTGGACCCGAAAAGTATTTTTCAGTAGTTGCTGTAAAAATATCAATAAACCTTGTAAAAGTATAAATCTGAACGCGTAGAGCGAAAACTGTCATCCTGCTGAGTTTTTGAAGTGAATTAAACTGTTATTACAAAATATTCGGTGTCGGTTGTCGGTGTTATTTGTCGAACCCTAGCTTTAAAAACAATAACCATCGGTTGGTTATGAATTCGATGGCTTGAGGGACTAGGAAAGCTGCTTATTTTTTTTCAATGAATAAGGTAGGTAGCCCTTTTAAAACATACAATATTTCTCGTGTGTGTACACGCAACACACACTCTGACTCTTCCccgtacacacacagatatagagaactcgtgtgtgtgtgtggcgtgctTGAATGCAAAATAACATGTTTACGAAGCGGTGTGAATTTGGGTGTCCTGCAGCTGTTACAGCGTAGCACCACCTAAACATCTGCCCCTTATTTATATTACTTTAATGTAGCGATCCATGCCGATCGCCTATTCTACctgacccgcacacacacacacacacacacacacacacacacacacacatcctattCACCGTAATAATTTATGAAGATTTTCAAACTAAGCAgttgaaagaagaaaaaaatagaaatatagaaTTTTAAAACGAGTTAATAAAAAGTAACTTATTGagagtagttacatagtagatgaggtttgaaaaaaaaaaaaagacatgcgtccatcaagttcaaccgatactaaatttagacgacatacttatcctatattgatccagaggaaggcaaacaaaaaccccaatgacgcatcatccaatgatatctcataaggggaaaataaattccttcctgactccaagaatgggcaatcggattactccctggatcaacatccttcccatgtttacttatttggtatatccctgtatacgtttcctttctaaaaagatttccaacctttttttgaacaaatctattgtatctgccatcccagtctccatggataatgaatcccacattgtagctgcccttacggtaaagagccctttccttagttactagtgaaatctcctttcctccaaccttaaggggtgcccccgagtcctttgtactgcccttgggatgaatagttcttttgaaaccttgtactgtccccgaatggatttgtatatagttatcatatcccctcttagatgcctcttttctaatgtaaataaatctaattttgctagcctctcctcataaattagagaTTTATTAAtccccatcccctttattaattttgggACTCTTCTGCACTcgctctagtttcataatgtcttttctaaggagtggcgcccaaaattgtactccatattcaaagtagGAGTTGGTGTTTGTAGGATCATCTATTGCCTGTTTTGTATCTGAAGAGTACAGAGGAACTCGCATTATTAACATAGACAATACGCgtcaggctacgcttatagtgccggcgacgtcaggctacggtcgctgcgaaatcaaattgagatgacttccagtgatcgcgaccaagccgtcgcgccgcgcttactataagcgcacgcgatggcggcaatgcatttggtttgacgcaacgtcgcgtcgccggcactataagcgcagcctaaaataCAAATGAAGGCAATGAGTCTTGAAGATGACAGCACTGCAGCAAAGTTAGGCTTTCCCTGTACATCCTGGTTGAATAACAAGCACGCCTTCTTTATACTTCCTCGTTGCGTTCCAAGCACGCCTTCTTTATACTTCCTTGTTGCGTTCCAAGCACGCCTTCTTTATACTTCCTGGTTGCGTTCCACACACGCCTTCTTATACTTCCTGGTTGCGTTCCAATCACGGCTTCTTTATACTTCCCGATTGCGTTCCAAGCCACCTTTACGCCTTGGTTGCGTTCCAAGCCTCGCGtgcgatctgattggctgatgcTGCAGAGCCCGTTATGTGGTACGTCACCGAGCGATCTGGCCCGTCGTGCACCGCGCTATTTGAGTGGCGCAGTCTGAGCGGAGAGCTGAGAACTCCAGGCCCAGGCTTCTCCCGCGGCCTGCACCGGCGGCGCGCGGCATGAGCAAATCCAAGGAGGCCGCGGGTGagtgaggccccgccccctgtgTGAGTGAGGCCACGCCCCCTGTGAGTGTGGCCCCGTGTGCGTGTGAGCGAGGCCCCGCCCCTGTGAGTGAGGGCCCCGCccatgtgagtgtgagtgaggccCCGCCCCTGTGCGTGTGAGTGAGGGCCGCTCCTTGTGAGtgtgaggccccgccccctgtgAGTGTGAGGTGAGACCCCGCCCCCCTGTGAGTGAGACCACGCCCCCCTGTGAGTGAGACCCCGCCCCGTGTGAGTGAGGCCCTGCCCTGTGTGAGTGAGGCTCTACCACCTTGTAAGTGTGAGTGCCAGTCTTTGTCACTTGTTAGAAGTGAGGTCCTCCTACTAGGGGGAATCACACTcagcagtgagtgtcactcatcaCTGGgaggcagcctcactcattacaaAATGGAGTGAGTGTGAAATGGTCTCATTGAGTCTCAATCATAGTGAGTGTCGCTCACTGGGGGACTGTATGATTGAGTCGCCCTTATTCAGTGAGTGTCGCTCAACGGAGGACTGTCTCATCGAGTCACCCTCATGTACATTGAGTGTCGTTCATCGAGTCCCCCTCGTGTACAGTGAGTGGTGCTCACCGGAGGACTGTCTCATCGAGAGCCCTCATTCACAGTGAGTGGCGCTCACTTTAATAGTTACAATATTCTTCTGCAAACGGTTAGGACACGGGGCAGCACACCCCGACCCGTATCCTGCACGGTCGCTCATTCAATGTCTCGTTGCCTTTTTTACTTCTGCAGCCGGTCCCATCATCCTGAAATATTAACCGACCAGAACCGGCCTTACAGCTCCCAGGATGTGTTCAGCAATCTGCAGCGGGACCACGGCTTGGGAAAAACGGTGAGAAGCCAAGAGGGTAAATATCCGCAAACAGGACCCGCACCAGCAACACATCCCCTATCAATGATGTGCAAGGTGGCGGCGGGGTATCTGGGGGCAAACGGCCCTGCACTCCTGATCCCCAAAAATCACGGCTGGGAACCCACACACCTGTACCAAAAATCCCTCGTGCAAATGACACTTggcttttggtgtgtgtgtgggttgacAGAGAGAgatgactgacagagagagaaacagataacaGAGAGAGAACGAGATGAGAGACAGAGATGATGGAGAGAGCAAGAGATGAGAGATGAttgagagaggaagagatgaGAGACCGAGATGATGGAGAGAgcaagagatgagagagagatgatgGAGAGAGCAAGAGATGACAGCAAGAGAGAGATGATGAAGCAAGTGACAgatgagagatgagagagagatgatgGAGAGAGCAAGAGATGAGAGAGATGATGGAGAGAgcaagagatgagagagagatgatgGAGAGAGCAAGAGATGACAGCAAGAGAGAGATGATGAAGCGAGTGACAGATGAGAGAGATGATGAAGCGAGTGACAGATGAGAGAGATGATGAAGCGAGTGACAGATGAGAGATGATGAAGCGAGTGACAGATGAAGAGATGATGAAGCGAGTGACAGATGAGAGAGATGATGAAGCGAGTGACAGATGAGAGAGATGATGAAGCGAGTGACAGATGAGAGAGATATGAAGcgagagatgagagagatgatGAAGCGAGTGACAGATGAGAGATGACAGcgagagatgagagagatgatGAAGCGAGTGACAGATGAGAGATGACAGcgagagatgagagagatgatGAAGCGAGTGACAGATGAGAGATGACAGcgagagatgagagagatgatGAAGCGAGTGACAGATGAGAGATGATGAAGCGAGTGACAGATGAGAGATGATGAAGCGAGTGACAGATGAGAGAGATGATGAAGCGAGTGACAGATTGAGAGATGATGAAGCGAGGTGACAGATGAGAGATGATGAAGCGAGTGACAGATGAGAGATGATGAAGCGAGTGACAGatgagagatgagagagatgagGAAGCGAGTGACAGCGAGAGATGAGATGATGAAGCGAGTGACAGATGAGAGAGATGATGAAGCGAGTGACAGATGAGAGAGATGATGAAGCGAGTGACAGATGAGAGATGATGAAGCGAGTGACAGATGAGAGATGATGAAGCGAGTGACAGatgagagatgagagagatgagGAAGCGAGTGACAGCgagagatgagagatgatgaAGCGAGTGACAGATGAGAGAGATGATGAAGCGAGTGACAGATGAGAGAGATGATGAAGCGAGTGACAGATGAGAGAGATGATGAAGCGAGTGACAGATGAGAGAGATGATGAAGCGAGTGACAGATGAGAGGTGACAGATGAGAGATGAGAGAGATATAATTGGAGCAGTGATCTCTGGGTGGGTTTTCGGATTACCTCCATGTAGCGAGGAGCAGGTGTCTCGTGGGGATAACTACTCTCTGGTATCTCCTGACGAGTATTAATATGGGGGTGAGTTTCGGGGTACGCCTCTTTCCCCTTCATGTTTTTATGTATCACACATCTCCTTGGATGTGGATATGACAGACGGGGCAATGGCTCGATCGATTGACTGCTCTGTATTCTGTATTCAATGTAGAGGGCACCTGCAGGTCATTATATGGAGGTACTGAATTATCATGTTTTTTGTAAcggtcatctctctctctctttctttctctctctttctctctctctttctctctctctttctttctctatctctctctgtttctctctttctttttctctctttctctcttttttttctctctctctttctttctctctctttctctctctctctctctctctctctctctctttctttctctctctctctctctctctctctctctctctctctctctctctctctctcctctctctctctctctctctctctctctctctatctctctctctctctctctctctctctctctctctctctctcctttctctcctagGCTGTGGTCAAAGCAATGGAGCTGTTGGCTCAGCAAGGCAAGATCAAGGAGAAGGCTTACGGCAAACAGAAAATCTACTTTGCAAGATCAGGTGAGACACAGTTGCCCCACGAGAGCGGGTCGGTGTTGCCGGCGGGACAAAGTTGCCCCACGAGACGAGCGGGTCGGTGTTGCCGGCGGGTCGCCTGACTGCTGCGGAGACCTCTCTGTAGGAAGCCGCTCTCCACTCCACAGAGTGTCAGACGATTGGGAACGGGGGGATATAAACCGGGGTCGGATCATTGGGAATGTTATTTACTTGCCGGTTGCAGGAGCAGTTTCCCAGTGTGAGCGACGTGGAGCTCAGGGGCCTGGATACGCAGGTCGCCGAACTGTCTGCCAAGGTCCAGAGCGCTCAGCAGAGCGGCCGTCAGCTGGAGTCAGGTGTGAGGCACATTCAGCGCATGCGTAACTTAagccttcttcatgtgtacagagcttcccaaacctcacaggtctcttcttcatgtgtacagagcttcacAAACCTCAcacgtctcttcttcatgtgtacagagcttcccaaaccccacaggtctcttcttcacgtgtacagagcttcccaaacctcacaggtctcttcttcacatgtacagagcttcccaaacctcacaggtctcttcttcacatgtacagagctattcacacctcacaggtctcttcttcacatgtagtGTCCGTACACATGAGGAAGAGGGATGTTCTGTTCCAAAGTTTTCCACACGCTACCACCTCTTCCTCTATCATAAAATCCCGGCTCCGAAACCCAGGAGCCTGGCTGCTCCTTCTCACTTGCCCCCGTAGAGCTGAAGGAGTTGTCTGGCTCCATGACCACGCAGGAGATGCTGAGCGAGATAGCCGAGCTGACGGAGGAGTGCGCCAAAAACCAGGCCAGGCTGCAGAAAATCCAGTCCGCCAGCAACCACGTCACACCGGAGGAGAAGGGCAAGGTGCGGGCAACGCGCGGGCAACGCGGGTCATCTAATTATCCGCTGACGAGGGAAGCGGGAATATCCCCCAACTCTTTCCGCCTTTCTCCTtcagcattcttactttctccccACGTGCCACCGGATTTCCTCGTTCTTTTCTGCCACCAGGCCATGTGCGTTATAACGGCACTGGTGAACTCGCGCCCCCCCGACCCCACTGGCTTTTTATATAGAATAAATTATGTGTTCGGCCAACTCTGCAGCGACGGTGGGGGTCGGGGGGGAGGGGTTTACGTTATTTTCCGCTCGCTCTTTCCTGTCATCCTCAGGTGTACGGTGAGCGGACGCAGTAATTGCAAAGAGTGGAGAAAGCGGAAGAGGCTGGTAAGAAGCCGGGCCCCCGCGTTAGGCCGGAGCGACGTGCGCGTCTTCGGGGGTGTAAAACGCGCCCCGTGACCTATCTGACCGCTGGCTCTGATCTTCACGGGCCCCCTACCCCATCCAAGGTCCCGTTGGATACCGTCTATGGAAAAGAAGACGGAGACGTCAGATCGGCAATAAACCGTTTTCTTTCACCCGTGCCGTAGGCCGCCGTTTCTGCCGCTCCGAGGACTGGCGGAGGCTGCTTAGAAACGTCGGCGACGGCAACAATAAAAATGTGTTTCTCGCCAAACCGAAGTGCCCATCTGCGTCACAGATACGGATCCACGGGGGGAAAAATAAGCATGGCATTACGAGGGCGCAAACCCCACTATAAAAGCGGGTGTTAT is a window of Ascaphus truei isolate aAscTru1 chromosome 23, aAscTru1.hap1, whole genome shotgun sequence DNA encoding:
- the PSMC3IP gene encoding LOW QUALITY PROTEIN: homologous-pairing protein 2 homolog (The sequence of the model RefSeq protein was modified relative to this genomic sequence to represent the inferred CDS: inserted 1 base in 1 codon; deleted 1 base in 1 codon) gives rise to the protein MSKSKEAAAGPIILKYXTDQNRPYSSQDVFSNLQRDHGLGKTAVVKAMELLAQQGKIKEKAYGKQKIYFARQEQFPSVSDVELRGLDTQVAELSAKVQSAQQSGRQLESELKELSGSMTTQEMLSEIAELTEECAKNQARLQKIQSASNHVTPEEKGKVYGERRSNCKEWRKRKRLASEIFDAILEGYPNSKKQFFEEVGVETDEDYNVTVPNV